One Pygocentrus nattereri isolate fPygNat1 chromosome 12, fPygNat1.pri, whole genome shotgun sequence DNA window includes the following coding sequences:
- the blzf1 gene encoding golgin-45 has translation MSVEVAMKNLAIVSVRGPGDGMETDKPVVAPEISVETPVLKVPSKQHPVLKTAPASPHSPGVLHLGKVNREACTEVEAVRIVVPRAAISRSGRVGAHENKGDDRASPQHGEDQPPSPSPEPQDYRSALEKLQNSERRLLQDKEGLSNQLRVQTEVNRELKKLLVASVGDDLQYHFERLAREKNQLILENEALGRNLAHTAEQLERMSIQCDVWRSKFLASRVMAEELTNARAALQRQTREAQSAIQDLLLEREEFSQDMMHTHRSLEQLLVSLQWGRRQTYYPSAQPLSTGELAAANRKLADAINSHLLGNVGSSTCNTTVKSSQASELCNTPAEKMAEKVLRNLDPIACSDNKGEPVASDPTTSPFLPNKKSIGRFHPYTRYENITFNCCERCSGELLVL, from the exons ATGTCTGTTGAAGTAGCCATGAAAA ACTTGGCCATTGTGTCTGTCCGTGGCCCTGGAGATGGCATGGAGACAGACAAACCGGTGGTGGCCCCAGAGATCTCAGTGGAAACCCCAGTCTTGAAGGTACCATCAAAGCAGCACCCAGTACTCAAGACTGCTCCAGCATCGCCACACTCTCCAGGAGTGCTCCACCTGGGGAAAGTGAACAGGGAGGCATGCACTGAGGTGGAGGCTGTGAGGATTGTGGTGCCCCGTGCTGCCATCAGCCGAAGTGGCCGAGTTGGGGCTCACGAGAACAAAGGAGATGACAGAGCCTCTCCGCAGCATGGTGAGGACCAGCCACCCTCACCTTCTCCGGAGCCACAGGATTACAGGAGCGCCCTGGAGAAGCTCCAGAACTCTGAGCGCAGGCTGCTGCAGGACAAAGAGGGCCTCTCCAACCAGTTGCGTGTTCAGACAGAG GTAAACAGGGAGctgaagaagctgctggtggcCTCAGTAGGGGATGACTTGCAGTACCACTTTGAGCGACTGGCAAGAGAGAAGAACCAGCTAATACTGGAGAACGAGGCACTGGGGCGTAACCTCGCTCACACTGCTGAGCAGCTGGAGCGCATGAGTATTCAGTGTGATGTATGGAGGAGCAAATTTCTTGCCAGTCG AGTCATGGCTGAGGAGCTGACAAACGCCAGAGCTGCTCTCCAGCGGCAGACCAGAGAGGCCCAGAGCGCCATCCAGGACCTGCTGCTCGAGAGGGAAGAATTCTCCCAAGATATGATGCACACACATAG gtctctggagcagctgctAGTCTCCCTGCAGTGGGGTAGACGGCAAACCTACTACCCCAGTGCCCAGCCTCTCAGCACTGGAGAACTCGCTGCAGCCAATCGCAAGCTGGCTGATGCCATCAACTCCCACCTGCTGGGTAACGTGGGCAGCAGCACCTGCAACACTACTGTGAAGAGCAGCCAAGCTTCAGAACTTTGCAATACGCCAGCTGAGAAGATGGCAGAGAAG GTACTCAGAAATCTAGACCCCATCGCCTGCTCAGACAACAAAGGTGAGCCGGTTGCTTCTGACCCCACCACTTCTCCTTTCTTGCCCAACAAAAAAAGCATCGGACGTTTCCATCCATACACTCGATACGAGAACATCACCTTCAACTGCTGTGAGCGCTGCTCTGGGGAGCTTCTTGTACTCTGA
- the txnl4b gene encoding thioredoxin-like protein 4B, translating to MSFFLPKLSCKKEVDDAIKTVAEKVVVLRFGRDEDPVCLQLDEILSKTSHGLKNMTSIYLVDVDKVPVYTRYFDISYIPSTVFFFNGQHMKVDYGSPDHTKFVGCFKTKQDFIDLVEVIYRGAMRGKLIVQSPIDPRNIPKYDLLYHDI from the exons ATGAGCTTCTTCCTCCCTAAACTGTCGTGTAAGAAGGAGGTGGATGACGCCATCAAGACCGTGGCGGAGAAAGTTGTGGTGCTGCGGTTCGGGAGGGACGAGGACCCTGTCTGCCTGCAGCTGGACGAGATT CTGTCAAAAACCTCCCATGGCTTGAAGAATATGACTTCAATCTACCTTGTGGACGTGGACAAAGTGCCAGTTTACACTCGATACTTTGACATCAGCTATATTCCCTCCACCGTCTTCTTCTTCAATGGACAGCACATGAAGGTTGATTATGG GTCTCCAGACCATACCAAGTTTGTTGGATGCTTTAAAACCAAGCAGGACTTCATTGATCTTGTTGAGGTGATCTACCGAGGAGCCATGAGAGGAAAGCTGATTGTGCAAAGCCCCATCGATCCAAGGAACATACCTAAATATGACCTCCTCTATCATGATATCTAG
- the trmt10c gene encoding tRNA methyltransferase 10 homolog C, with translation MIFLRVRVVGVLRRCCCCSPQASALVKLRNPSLPTSTYPSAVTTSRALSTSWTLRKDAPQPQDVDARHELDLDVWKSVMRSQALQEEKRKDGEDREEESTTEVEGELSPLESSRRLVETWRLAGKLVPENITDEQLETLAELTTKSSKKKFLKYLAIKEGHKKANKEKKERKRAERMAETKEDPELAEGEREEMDGEEEGEPKLKNTYLMQFWSRSMDKLLGWRVAQAMQFGQPLVYDMSYDQHMSRQEMENTVSQLLETEGWNRRAVDPFHLHFCNLQPNGAYHRELLKRYSQETWERLLITATSQRHIDIFPRESLVYLTADSPNVLRTFDYSKVYIVGALVDRSIQTGVSLANAKRLKLATARLPLDEYLHWDSGAKNLTLDQMIRILMTAKETGSWEKALEFVPKRKHTGFHQQRKKDNVQSAAPVRATNRELEAEIGQLFVSKQKKRNQRAEKTPSGSEPVSGQTRLWTALKTKMEERSKVRSKRNWWDEE, from the coding sequence ATGATCTTCCTCAGGGTTCGTGTTGTGGGTGTGCTGAggaggtgctgctgctgctctcctCAGGCTTCTGCGCTTGTGAAACTTCGTAACCCTAGTTTGCCGACGTCCACTTACCCCTCAGCAGTTACTACAAGCAGAGCCTTGAGTACCAGCTGGACTCTGAGGAAAGATGCCCCTCAGCCTCAGGACGTGGACGCAAGACATGAGCTGGACTTGGATGTGTGGAAGTCGGTGATGCGATCACAAGCTTTGCAAGAGGAGAAACGCAAGGATggagaagacagagaagaagaaTCCACCACTGAAGTGGAGGGAGAGCTCTCTCCGCTGGAGTCAAGCCGCAGGTTGGTGGAGACGTGGCGCCTGGCCGGCAAGCTTGTTCCTGAAAACATTACGGATGAGCAGCTGGAGACGCTGGCTGAGCTGACCACCAAGTCATCCAAGAAGAAGTTCCTCAAGTACCTGGCTATCAAGGAGGGCCACAAGAAGGCCaacaaagagaagaaggagaggaagagggcTGAGAGAATGGCAGAAACGAAAGAGGATCCAGAACTTGCAGAAGGAGAACGTGAGGAGATGGAtggagaggaggaaggagaaCCCAAACTAAAGAACACCTATCTGATGCAGTTCTGGTCTCGCTCTATGGATAAGCTGTTAGGCTGGAGGGTGGCGCAAGCCATGCAGTTTGGCCAGCCCCTGGTTTACGACATGAGCTATGACCAGCACATGTCGAGGCAAGAGATGGAGAACACCGTCTCCCAGCTTCTGGAGACTGAGGGCTGGAATCGGCGGGCTGTAGATCCCTTCCACTTGCACTTCTGCAACCTGCAGCCTAACGGCGCCTACCACCGAGAACTTCTCAAGCGCTACAGCCAGGAGACCTGGGAGCGTCTCTTGATCACTGCCACCAGCCAGCGTCACATTGACATTTTCCCCCGCGAGAGCCTCGTCTATCTCACTGCGGACTCTCCAAATGTTCTTCGCACTTTCGACTACAGCAAGGTGTACATTGTGGGAGCCTTGGTGGACCGCTCCATCCAGACCGGGGTTTCTTTGGCCAACGCCAAGCGCCTAAAGCTGGCCACTGCCCGTTTGCCACTGGACGAGTACCTGCATTGGGACAGTGGGGCCAAGAACTTGACCCTGGACCAGATGATCCGGATCCTGATGACGGCCAAGGAGACCGGCAGCTGGGAGAAGGCTCTGGAGTTTGTGCCCAAGAGAAAGCACACTGGTTTCCACcagcaaagaaaaaaggacAATGTTCAAAGTGCAGCACCAGTTAGAGCCACAAACAGAGAGCTAGAGGCAGAAATTGGTCAATTGTTTGTaagcaaacagaaaaagagaaatcaaAGGGCAGAAAAAACGCCTTCTGGATCAGAGCCTGTTTCTGGACAGACCAGGTTATGGACTGCGCTGAAAACCAAAATGGAGGAACGCAGTAAAGTAAGGAGTAAAAGAAACTGGTGGGATGAAGAATAA
- the si:ch73-41e3.7 gene encoding cotranscriptional regulator FAM172A → MMLECSEPSNQTSSDFPYFFTEDGQLCHRDTMKPYQFLFKLNDVHGTVREHLTLCHCITQHVCSLLENKLKLVKVHLDKRTQSDDYSLGFVYMSPGALNHNGTLMVLIQDKGTVRCGVWSWRAVAHEGLDRGSQIPYVRCALEESCAVLLMNPNEGGLSPEEHVCLVWERFVSKSAAERITVVAHGYGGLAFVHLLCHQLEEICQRMWVVALIDSSHNLWHQPLGAAGRDWLKAHSRTWILSTKPTNRPVGSLKAGCRTMSAGTQCHETAPAVCMEAVFRFFAKVMRPKAVPAAFGIITRSRSFRRSNLSREAGGTNDRNNNTL, encoded by the coding sequence ATGATGTTGGAGTGCTCTGAACCAAGCAATCAGACTTCATCAGACTTCCCATATTTCTTCACTGAGGATGGACAGCTATGCCACAGAGACACTATGAAGCCCTACCAGTTCTTGTTCAAACTTAATGACGTCCATGGAACCGTGAGGGAACATCTGACCCTTTGCCACTgcatcacacagcatgtatgtAGCCTCCTTGAGAACAAGCTTAAACTGGTCAAGGTGCACCTGGACAAAAGAACCCAGAGTGATGACTATTCTCTCGGTTTTGTGTACATGAGCCCAGGGGCACTTAATCACAACGGGACCCTGATGGTTTTGATCCAGGACAAGGGCACAGTGAGGTGtggtgtgtggagctggagggcTGTGGCGCATGAAGGTTTAGACAGAGGCAGTCAGATCCCGTATGTGCGTTGCGCTTTAGAGGAGTCTTGTGCAGTTTTGTTGATGAACCCAAATGAAGGAGGGCTGTCCCCAGAAGAACATGTCTGCTTGGTCTGGGAGCGCTTCGTGTCCAAGAGTGCTGCAGAGCGCATCACTGTGGTAGCCCATGGCTACGGAGGCCTGGCTTTTGTTCATCTGCTGTGCCATCAACTGGAAGAAATCTGCCAAAGAATGTGGGTGGTGGCCCTTATTGACTCCTCCCACAATCTGTGGCACCAGCCCCTTGGAGCAGCAGGTCGTGACTGGCTGAAGGCTCATTCTAGAACGTGGATCCTCAGCACCAAGCCGACAAACCGCCCGGTAGGGTCGCTCAAAGCGGGGTGCCGAACGATGTCAGCTGGGACGCAGTGTCATGAGACGGCACCTGCAGTCTGCATGGAGGCCGTGTTTCGTTTCTTTGCAAAGGTGATGAGGCCTAAAGCTGTACCTGCTGCCTTTGGTATCATTACCAGGAGCAGGAGCTTCAGAAGGAGTAATCTGAGCAGGGAGGCTGGTGGCACAAATGACAGGAACAATAATACATTGTGA